The nucleotide window TCCTCAGCGGCCAGCAAAAACAAAGTGATCGTTGGAAGCGAGGAGTGGGCTTCGTGTCCAGCCTGTTTGGTGAGGCCATCGGCGAAGTGTATGTGAAGCGTCACTTCCCCGAGCAGTCCAAAGAAATGATGGGTGAGCTGGTAGCCAATGTAAAAGAAGCCCTGCGCAGCCGAATCCGCAAACTGGAGTGGATGAGTGATGACACCAAAGCCCAGGCGGAACTGAAAATGGACGCCTTCGGCACCAAGATTGGCTACCCGGAAAAATTTGAAAAGTACGCTGGCCTGGAAATCACCGAAGGGGATTTGTACGGCAATATCAAAGCGTCTCGGGTGTACGGCCGGGCGAAAGCGGTCAAGGAACTGAGCGAGCCGGTGGATCGTACCGAGTGGGGCATGACGCCACAAACCGTCAATGCTTACTACAGCCCTCTGTTTAACGAAATTGTGTTCCCCGCTGCTATTTTGCAGGCGCCATTTTTTGACCCAATGGCCGATGCGGCGGTGAACTACGGTGCCATCGGTGTGGTGATTGGCCATGAAATGAGCCACGGTTTTGATGACCAGGGCCGCAAATCCGACGCCAATGGCGTATTGCGAGACTGGTGGAACGAAACCGATGCAGAGGAATTTAAGCGTCGTGCGGATCAGCTGGTGGCCCAGTTTAATCAGTACGAAGCGGTGCCGGGTAACTTTGTGGACGGCCGCTTTACCCTGGGGGAAAACATTGGCGACCTGGGTGGGGTTATGATCGCCTATGAAGCCTACCAGCGACACCTCAATGGTCAGGAAGACAAAGTGATTAACGGGCTAACTGGCGATCAAAGATTTTTCCTCGCTTACGCACAGGTGTGGCGCGGCAAAACCCGTGAGGAGCGCCAGTTGCAGCTGCTGAAATCCGACCCTCATTCTCCGGGTGAATTTCGGGTCAATGGCATTGTTCGCAACGTGGATGCCTGGTATCAGGCGTTTAATGTGCAGCCCGGTGATGCGCTTTACCTGCCACCGGAAGAGCGCGTCAGAATCTGGTAAATGGGATGAATTGAGAGGGCCGCTCAGCGGCCCTTTTTCACTCTGAATCACCGACCGGTAAATTCAGTAAATCAGATATTGGCTGATTAAAAGCACTGGCAATGCGATACAAATTAGCCAGCGTGATGTTCTCTGTTTCGCCACTTTCGATGCGTTGGTATTGTCGCAGCGACAACCCGAATTGCTGCATGTCTTCTTGAGTGAGGCCATGTTGATGGCGCAGCTCAATAATGCGCTGCCGCAGTGCTCGGGTAAATTGCTGAAAAGCGGGATGAAGCGGATCCTGTTCGGGAATACTGCGTTTCATAGCTTGGGCTCTGCTGGCTGGACATGACATTAATGTCATGATTAAATAGTTCGCGCCACGCCATTAATGGCGTATCGACAGGGAGGCCCTAATGTCAGCTTCAGGTGGCGGAACTCAAAATAAACACC belongs to bacterium SCSIO 12696 and includes:
- a CDS encoding helix-turn-helix transcriptional regulator, whose amino-acid sequence is MKRSIPEQDPLHPAFQQFTRALRQRIIELRHQHGLTQEDMQQFGLSLRQYQRIESGETENITLANLYRIASAFNQPISDLLNLPVGDSE
- a CDS encoding M13 family metallopeptidase; its protein translation is MGKITLTAAVATMAMLVACGGGRVADTGPQPVYGDWGVDLTAQNLAVKPGDDFYRYSSGAWLDSYKLPADKTRYGVFSRLADDAQKQVKAIILELGEGSYEKGTVEQKIGDLYKSYMDLERRDKLGISPISDQLAAIAAIADNKALVAAFANADLTGVGAPIGVGGGLDRKDPSQKVLAAGVGGTNLPDRDFYLEEQFAPIRDAYKIHIAKMLAFADYGKARRQQAAENILALETEIAKKQLNRVEYRDPNKTYNPYTYDELKAAFPGLDWDFFVTETGLNPTISAEKKWIISNPGAINPGLELINDPDNLEAWKDYLAFTLISSNSGVLHNELARAAFEFRRILSGQQKQSDRWKRGVGFVSSLFGEAIGEVYVKRHFPEQSKEMMGELVANVKEALRSRIRKLEWMSDDTKAQAELKMDAFGTKIGYPEKFEKYAGLEITEGDLYGNIKASRVYGRAKAVKELSEPVDRTEWGMTPQTVNAYYSPLFNEIVFPAAILQAPFFDPMADAAVNYGAIGVVIGHEMSHGFDDQGRKSDANGVLRDWWNETDAEEFKRRADQLVAQFNQYEAVPGNFVDGRFTLGENIGDLGGVMIAYEAYQRHLNGQEDKVINGLTGDQRFFLAYAQVWRGKTREERQLQLLKSDPHSPGEFRVNGIVRNVDAWYQAFNVQPGDALYLPPEERVRIW